From one Lycium ferocissimum isolate CSIRO_LF1 chromosome 7, AGI_CSIRO_Lferr_CH_V1, whole genome shotgun sequence genomic stretch:
- the LOC132065371 gene encoding probable glucuronoxylan glucuronosyltransferase IRX7 encodes MEPKKPRKNRGFYVRMKLLNNNRYGRTNFCYRYFKWLLWFSLSFYFFASFLFNHKPNTSSFISNISKTTVHQYSEKASRALIESSIKQNHHQDLLNGLKIYVYELPTRYNTDWLSNERCSNHLFASEVAIHKALLKNDDVRTFDPYEADFFFVPVYVSCNFSKVNGFPAIGHARKLISSAIELISMEFPFWNRSLGEDHVFVASHDFGSCFHTLEDVAMADGIPEILRNSIILQTFGVKYDHPCQRAEHIVIPPYVSPESVRKTLATSDVNGRRDIFAFFRGKMEVHPKNVSGRYYSKKVRTVILKKYGNDRRFYLKRHRFAGYQSEILRSTFCLCPLGWAPWSPRLVESVVLGCVPVIIADKIDLPFSSAVPWSEISITVAEKDVGKLDSVLEHVASTNLSIIQQKLWDPRITRALLFHDRTVEGDATWQVLHALTKKLNRSYRRSRVSSE; translated from the exons atggaaccaaAGAAACCAAGAAAAAACAGAGGTTTTTATGttagaatgaagttgttaaacaACAACAGATATGGTAGAACAAATTTTTGTTACAGATATTTCAAATGGTTACTTTggttttcactttctttttatttttttgcttcaTTTCTATTCAATCATAAACCTAATacttcttctttcatttctaatatttCTAAAACAACCGTTCATCAATATTCTGAAAAAGCTTCACGTGCCCTTATTGAATCATCTATCAAACAAAATCACCATCAAG ATTTGTTGAATGGTTTAAAGATTTACGTTTATGAATTACCAACGAGGTACAATACAGATTGGCTATCAAATGAAAGATGTAGTAACCATTTATTTGCATCTGAGGTGGCAATACATAAAGCTTTATTGAAAAATGATGATGTTAGAACATTTGATCCATATGAAGCTGATTTTTTCTTTGTACCAGTTTATGTTTCTTGCAATTTTAGCAAAGTTAATGGATTTCCAGCTATTGGCCATGCTCGTAAATTAATTTCTTCAGCTATTGAGCTTATTTCTATGGAATTTCCTTTCTGGAATCGAAGCTTAGGTGAAGATCATGTCTTTGTTGCTTCTCATGATTTTGGGTCTTGTTTTCACACATTG gAGGATGTGGCTATGGCAGATGGGATACCTGAAATTTTGAGAAATTCAATTATATTACAAACATTTGGTGTTAAATATGATCATCCATGTCAAAGAGCAGAACATATTGTGATTCCACCGTATGTTTCACCGGAAAGTGTACGAAAAACGCTTGCCACGTCGGATGTTAATGGTCGGCGTGATATTTTTGCATTCTTTAGGGGTAAAATGGAAGTCCACCCTAAAAATGTCAGCGGGCGTTATTACAGCAA GAAAGTCCGTActgttatattaaaaaaatacgGAAATGATCGGAGATTCTACCTGAAACGTCACCGTTTTGCCGGTTATCAATCAGAGATATTACGTTCTACCTTTTGTTTATGTCCATTAGGGTGGGCCCCATGGAGTCCACGACTCGTGGAATCGGTCGTTTTAGGTTGCGTACCGGTTATAATTGCCGACAAAATCGACCTCCCGTTTTCCTCCGCCGTACCATGGTCGGAGATATCGATCACGGTGGCGGAGAAAGACGTCGGAAAACTAGATTCTGTTCTTGAACATGTAGCATCGACCAACTTAAGCATCATACAACAGAAGTTATGGGACCCTAGAATTACAAGGGCCCTTTTGTTTCATGATCGGACGGTTGAAGGTGATGCCACGTGGCAAGTGTTACATGCTTTGACAAAGAAGTTAAATCGGTCGTATCGAAGGTCAAGAGTTTCAAGCGAATGA